One Streptomyces sp. NBC_00554 DNA segment encodes these proteins:
- a CDS encoding putative quinol monooxygenase gives MAYAVVAHYRCEPTDEATVRAALLKMREHTRGEPANLAYEVHAEADQEGSFVLYEQYTDRAGFDAHAAADYFAELIVATVRPLLTERTVTFAEVL, from the coding sequence ATGGCCTACGCAGTCGTCGCCCACTACCGGTGCGAGCCCACCGACGAGGCCACGGTGCGCGCCGCGCTGCTCAAGATGCGCGAGCACACCCGGGGCGAACCGGCGAACCTGGCGTACGAGGTGCACGCCGAGGCCGACCAGGAGGGCAGCTTCGTGCTGTACGAGCAGTACACCGACCGCGCCGGCTTCGACGCGCACGCTGCCGCGGACTACTTCGCCGAGCTGATCGTGGCCACCGTGCGACCGCTGCTGACCGAGCGGACGGTGACCTTCGCCGAGGTGCTCTGA
- a CDS encoding aldehyde dehydrogenase has translation MRTLETLSGGEWLATGEWIDVHDPSDLRTPVARVPALSAADVTRAYDHAERGFAVWKRTSPFERARIMTDAARLLRERVAEIAEDLATEMGKTRAEATGETIKAADFLEYYAGIARQGYGTLVHDVRPDTRTSFQREPIGIVLAITPWNDPLITPARKLAPTLAAGNAALLKPATDTPQAALHFARALHDAGLPAGVLNVITGRGAQISEALISDPRLAALTFTGSNEVGEGLRAQLASRNVRFQGELGGKNATVVLADADLDAAAKAVAAAGFAQAGQRCTATSRVIVERSVYEEFTSRLLAEAAALRVGPGLAEGTTMGPLVSARQRDGVLSDIERAVKQGATVLAGGDQPKAEALSHGCYVNPTVLGDVTPDADIWHEEVFGPVVALRAVDSFEEAVEAVNDSDFGLAAAVFTQNLGAAHRFAEEAECGQVAVNTTTSGWDVHHPFGGFRDSGSPFKEQGEEALRFYTRVKTVAIHFG, from the coding sequence ATGCGAACCCTGGAAACCCTCTCCGGTGGAGAGTGGTTGGCGACCGGCGAGTGGATCGATGTCCACGACCCCTCCGACCTGCGCACCCCTGTCGCCCGCGTCCCCGCACTGAGCGCCGCCGACGTCACCCGCGCCTATGACCACGCCGAGCGGGGCTTCGCCGTCTGGAAGCGCACCAGCCCCTTCGAACGCGCCCGGATCATGACGGACGCTGCCCGGCTGCTGCGCGAGCGCGTCGCCGAGATCGCCGAGGACCTGGCCACCGAGATGGGCAAGACCCGGGCCGAGGCCACGGGCGAGACGATCAAGGCAGCCGACTTCCTGGAGTACTACGCGGGCATCGCCCGCCAGGGCTACGGAACGCTGGTGCACGACGTACGCCCGGACACCCGGACCAGCTTCCAGCGCGAGCCGATCGGCATCGTCCTCGCGATCACCCCGTGGAACGACCCGCTGATCACCCCGGCCCGCAAGCTGGCGCCCACCCTCGCGGCAGGCAACGCGGCTCTCCTCAAGCCGGCCACCGACACCCCGCAGGCCGCCCTGCACTTCGCCCGCGCCCTGCACGACGCGGGCCTACCCGCAGGCGTCCTCAACGTGATCACCGGCCGCGGCGCGCAGATCTCCGAGGCGCTGATCTCCGACCCGCGCCTCGCCGCGCTCACCTTCACCGGGAGCAACGAGGTCGGCGAGGGTCTGCGCGCCCAGCTCGCCAGCCGCAACGTCCGCTTCCAGGGCGAACTCGGCGGCAAGAACGCCACCGTCGTCCTCGCCGACGCCGACCTCGACGCCGCGGCCAAGGCGGTCGCCGCCGCAGGCTTCGCACAGGCCGGACAGCGCTGCACCGCCACCAGCCGGGTGATCGTCGAGCGGTCCGTGTACGAGGAGTTCACCAGCCGGCTGCTCGCCGAGGCCGCCGCACTGCGCGTCGGCCCCGGCCTCGCCGAGGGCACCACGATGGGGCCGCTGGTGAGCGCCCGCCAGCGCGACGGCGTCCTGTCCGACATCGAACGCGCCGTCAAGCAGGGCGCCACGGTCCTCGCGGGCGGCGACCAGCCGAAGGCCGAGGCGCTGAGCCACGGCTGCTACGTCAACCCGACCGTGCTCGGTGACGTGACGCCGGACGCGGACATCTGGCACGAGGAGGTGTTCGGCCCCGTCGTCGCGCTGCGCGCGGTGGACTCCTTCGAGGAGGCCGTCGAGGCGGTCAACGACTCCGACTTCGGCCTCGCGGCCGCCGTCTTCACCCAGAACCTGGGCGCCGCACACCGGTTCGCCGAAGAGGCCGAGTGCGGGCAGGTCGCGGTGAACACCACCACCTCCGGCTGGGACGTCCACCACCCCTTCGGCGGTTTCCGCGACTCCGGATCGCCGTTCAAGGAGCAGGGCGAGGAAGCCCTGCGCTTCTACACGCGCGTCAAGACCGTCGCCATCCACTTCGGCTGA
- the lhgO gene encoding L-2-hydroxyglutarate oxidase, with amino-acid sequence MADETIGIVGAGIVGLATAREIALRRPGTRIVVLEKEQAVAVHQTGHNSGVVHAGIYYAPGSLKADLCVRGVSILREYCQERGLPYAEIGKLVMAVRQDELGRMENLYQRARNNHVPELRKVSREEIKELEPHAGGIAALHSPRTAITDYPAIAREFAKDIEAAGGEVRLGFPVTSITNVPGGIEVASGQDRVRVDRLILCAGLHSDSVAGLAQDKREPKIIPFRGEYMLLKPERTDLVRGLIYPVPDPRYPFLGVHFTPRVDGSVEVGPNAVLALAREGYRLSKVSLKDLAGLAAYPGSWRMAAQHWRTGIKEYRGSLSKAAFMKDAKLYVPGVGVSDVVRGGAGVRAQALDPDGTLVDDFRIHQVGRITAVRNAPSPAATASMAIAEHIVGAVFGDGSAT; translated from the coding sequence ATGGCTGACGAGACGATCGGCATCGTGGGTGCCGGCATCGTGGGTCTTGCCACAGCCCGCGAGATCGCCCTGCGCCGCCCCGGCACCCGAATCGTGGTGCTGGAGAAGGAGCAGGCGGTCGCCGTCCACCAGACCGGGCACAACTCGGGGGTGGTGCACGCGGGGATCTACTACGCGCCGGGCAGCCTCAAGGCGGACCTGTGTGTGCGGGGCGTGTCCATCCTGCGCGAGTACTGCCAGGAACGCGGACTGCCGTACGCGGAGATCGGCAAGCTCGTCATGGCGGTGCGCCAGGACGAGCTGGGCCGGATGGAGAACCTCTACCAACGGGCGAGGAACAACCACGTGCCCGAGTTGAGGAAGGTCTCCAGGGAGGAGATCAAGGAGCTCGAGCCCCATGCCGGGGGCATCGCGGCCCTGCACTCCCCGCGCACCGCGATCACCGACTACCCGGCGATCGCCCGTGAGTTCGCGAAGGACATCGAGGCCGCGGGCGGCGAGGTGCGGCTCGGCTTCCCGGTCACCTCCATCACCAACGTGCCCGGCGGGATCGAGGTGGCCTCCGGGCAGGACCGGGTACGCGTCGACCGGCTGATCCTCTGCGCGGGCCTCCACTCGGACTCCGTCGCGGGGCTCGCCCAGGACAAGAGGGAACCGAAGATCATCCCGTTCCGGGGCGAGTACATGCTCCTCAAACCGGAGCGCACGGACCTGGTGCGCGGGCTCATCTACCCGGTCCCGGACCCGCGTTATCCCTTCCTCGGCGTGCACTTCACTCCACGCGTCGACGGCTCGGTCGAGGTCGGCCCCAACGCGGTCCTGGCCCTGGCAAGGGAGGGCTACCGGCTCAGCAAGGTCTCGCTCAAGGACCTCGCCGGACTCGCGGCCTACCCCGGCTCCTGGAGGATGGCGGCCCAGCACTGGCGGACCGGCATCAAGGAGTACCGCGGCTCGCTGTCCAAGGCGGCCTTCATGAAGGACGCCAAGCTGTACGTCCCCGGGGTCGGCGTCTCGGACGTGGTCCGCGGCGGGGCCGGTGTACGCGCCCAGGCATTGGACCCGGACGGCACGCTCGTGGACGACTTCCGCATCCATCAGGTGGGCCGGATCACCGCCGTCCGTAACGCGCCCTCGCCTGCCGCCACTGCCTCCATGGCGATCGCGGAGCACATCGTCGGCGCCGTCTTCGGCGACGGCTCCGCAACCTGA
- a CDS encoding amidohydrolase, with protein sequence MFVVDTQIHIWKEETPDRPWVPGARERIRLNGHREEAFSYEEALELMDEAGINRALILPPSWEGNRIDYALEACEAHPDRFGIMARVPQDNEVEGTAMLKDFAQNPHIKGTRLTFHRPQDRNWMIDGTNDWYWPVAEELAVPTMVHAPIWKRELGQIAAKHPGLKIIIDHMGIMARCVDDAIGYWVAETADLAKHPNIYVKVSALPGYSTQPFPNKNIEQYVREMVDKMGPERCFYGTDITRLLGHGITYTDTVEQFTKHYDFTPEELEWIMGRGISEVLDWPIEG encoded by the coding sequence ATGTTCGTTGTCGACACCCAGATCCACATCTGGAAGGAAGAGACCCCGGACCGCCCCTGGGTCCCGGGCGCGCGTGAGCGCATCCGCCTCAACGGGCACCGCGAGGAGGCCTTCTCCTACGAGGAGGCCCTCGAGCTCATGGACGAGGCCGGCATCAACCGGGCGCTGATCCTGCCCCCCTCCTGGGAGGGCAACCGCATCGACTACGCGCTCGAGGCCTGCGAGGCGCACCCGGACCGTTTCGGCATCATGGCCCGCGTCCCGCAGGACAACGAGGTCGAGGGCACCGCGATGCTCAAGGACTTCGCGCAGAACCCGCACATCAAGGGCACCCGGCTCACCTTCCACCGCCCGCAGGACCGCAACTGGATGATCGACGGCACCAACGACTGGTACTGGCCGGTCGCCGAGGAGCTCGCCGTCCCGACCATGGTGCACGCCCCGATCTGGAAGCGTGAGCTCGGTCAGATCGCCGCCAAGCACCCCGGCCTGAAGATCATCATCGACCACATGGGCATCATGGCCCGCTGCGTCGACGACGCGATCGGCTACTGGGTCGCGGAGACCGCGGACCTGGCCAAGCACCCCAACATCTACGTCAAGGTCTCGGCTCTCCCCGGCTACTCGACGCAGCCCTTCCCGAACAAGAACATCGAGCAGTACGTGCGCGAGATGGTCGACAAGATGGGCCCGGAGCGCTGCTTCTACGGCACCGACATCACCCGCCTGCTGGGCCACGGCATCACGTACACCGACACGGTCGAGCAGTTCACCAAGCACTACGACTTCACGCCCGAAGAGCTTGAATGGATCATGGGCCGCGGCATCAGCGAGGTCCTTGACTGGCCGATCGAGGGCTGA
- a CDS encoding thiamine pyrophosphate-dependent enzyme: MTDTNNTPGADGGDAVVSAFNAVGADYIFCSSGSEWAPVWESLARRHRDGEPAPEYLDLTHETVAVGMATGYGLVKRRPQGVLLHAAPGLLQGSMAVHGALLAGVPMVVTSSESTTYGDGPGQDPGGQWYRNLSIVGGPHQIAQPFTKWSNEAASVHTLPTMIARAAELSWRAPAGPAYLNIPLEILLEDWDGREAKPIVPPGSTHSSPEEVDPVAQLIREAVNPVIVTETAGREAGGFEALVAFAEAWNIPVVEPDSAVCGNFPRTHPLHAGSDIGPWMDEADLILLVNCRAPFYPPSRRPSKATIVVIDEVPQRPHVVYQVLFADKYLEGNVANTLRQLAKRAKDLDVAAVTARRAAQEERHADEQAAIAAVEVKAAQAEGIDPVLVAATLRGLLDGQDAIVVDETITHSRVVKRHVQTSDPDSYFYVQGGLGQGMAVALGVKLAAKERPVVLTIGDGAFTYNPVIQSYDASNAYELPLLIVVFNNRVYKSMNLNHRRFYPEGAAAETGEWLGTDLHRLPRLAQFAEPFGMHTETVDAPDALAPALERALKAVAEGTTAVVDVLVTR, from the coding sequence ATGACGGACACCAACAACACGCCAGGCGCCGACGGCGGTGACGCCGTCGTCTCCGCCTTCAACGCCGTCGGCGCCGACTACATCTTCTGCTCCTCGGGGTCCGAATGGGCCCCGGTCTGGGAGTCCCTGGCCCGGCGACACCGGGACGGGGAGCCCGCACCGGAGTACCTGGACCTCACCCACGAGACCGTCGCCGTCGGCATGGCCACCGGCTACGGACTCGTCAAGCGCCGGCCGCAGGGCGTGCTGCTGCACGCGGCCCCCGGCCTGCTGCAGGGCTCGATGGCGGTCCACGGCGCGCTCCTCGCGGGCGTCCCGATGGTGGTCACCTCCTCGGAGTCGACCACGTACGGCGACGGGCCGGGGCAGGACCCGGGCGGCCAGTGGTACCGCAACCTGTCGATCGTGGGCGGCCCGCACCAGATCGCCCAGCCGTTCACGAAGTGGTCCAACGAGGCGGCCAGCGTGCACACCCTGCCCACGATGATCGCGCGGGCGGCGGAACTGTCCTGGCGGGCCCCGGCAGGACCGGCGTACCTCAACATCCCGCTGGAGATCCTCCTTGAGGACTGGGACGGCCGCGAGGCCAAGCCCATCGTCCCGCCGGGCTCCACCCACAGCTCGCCCGAAGAGGTCGACCCCGTCGCCCAACTGATCCGCGAGGCCGTCAACCCCGTGATCGTGACGGAGACGGCAGGCCGCGAGGCGGGCGGCTTCGAGGCGCTCGTCGCCTTCGCCGAGGCGTGGAACATCCCGGTCGTCGAGCCCGACTCGGCGGTGTGCGGCAACTTCCCGCGCACCCACCCGCTGCACGCTGGCAGCGACATCGGGCCGTGGATGGACGAGGCGGACCTGATTCTGCTCGTCAACTGCCGGGCTCCCTTCTACCCGCCGTCGCGCCGCCCCTCCAAGGCGACGATCGTCGTCATCGACGAGGTGCCGCAGCGCCCGCACGTCGTCTACCAAGTCCTGTTCGCGGACAAGTACTTGGAAGGCAACGTCGCCAACACCCTGCGCCAACTCGCCAAGCGGGCCAAGGATCTCGACGTGGCCGCTGTCACCGCGCGCCGCGCGGCGCAGGAGGAGCGGCACGCCGACGAGCAGGCCGCGATCGCCGCCGTGGAGGTGAAGGCGGCGCAGGCCGAGGGCATCGATCCGGTGCTCGTCGCCGCGACCCTGCGCGGGCTCCTCGACGGTCAGGACGCGATCGTCGTCGACGAGACCATCACGCACAGCCGTGTGGTCAAGCGCCATGTACAGACCTCCGACCCCGACTCGTACTTCTATGTGCAGGGCGGTCTCGGCCAGGGCATGGCGGTCGCGCTCGGAGTCAAACTCGCCGCCAAGGAGCGGCCCGTGGTGCTCACGATCGGCGACGGCGCGTTCACGTACAACCCGGTCATCCAGTCGTACGACGCCTCCAACGCCTACGAACTGCCGCTGCTGATCGTGGTCTTCAACAACCGCGTCTACAAGTCGATGAACCTCAACCACCGCAGGTTCTACCCCGAGGGCGCGGCGGCCGAGACCGGCGAGTGGCTCGGCACCGACCTGCACCGGCTGCCCCGACTCGCGCAGTTCGCCGAGCCGTTCGGCATGCACACCGAGACGGTCGACGCGCCGGACGCGCTCGCCCCCGCCCTGGAGCGCGCGCTCAAGGCCGTGGCGGAGGGCACCACCGCCGTCGTCGACGTCCTCGTCACCCGCTGA
- a CDS encoding Ldh family oxidoreductase, translated as MTDTPTPKPGKVLVPAEDLRTFGAALLEKGGLSPEHARTTAEVFVWAAQRGVDSHGTARIPAYLELLAKGVANAEPDIRLESSTPAAAVLDADRAPGPVALTAAAEEAVRRARTTGIATVGVRHTVHTGAIGYYVSKIAEQGLVGIGFVAGMPNMGYTGVKGAAVATSPLAIAVPAESHAPLLLDMATATIALGKIRQAKVSGTPLPEGAAATADGTPTTDPALAVMPLPLGGVKGSGMSLAFELLTSVLVGAPIFAAFHSDDPQGRKHRQNALLIAIDPAAFGDAEGFTAAVDATLSTLKALPAADDAAGVFYPGERSAAVAVERAETGVPVAPKVWRELLESAEKLGVTPPELG; from the coding sequence ATGACCGACACACCGACCCCCAAGCCCGGCAAGGTCCTGGTCCCCGCCGAGGACCTGCGCACCTTCGGCGCCGCCCTCCTCGAGAAGGGCGGCCTCAGCCCCGAGCACGCCCGCACCACCGCCGAGGTGTTCGTCTGGGCCGCTCAGCGCGGCGTCGACTCCCACGGCACCGCGCGCATCCCGGCCTACCTGGAGCTGCTTGCCAAGGGTGTGGCCAACGCCGAGCCCGACATCAGGCTGGAGTCCAGCACGCCGGCCGCCGCCGTCCTCGACGCCGACCGCGCACCCGGCCCGGTGGCGCTCACCGCGGCGGCCGAGGAGGCGGTGAGGCGGGCCAGGACGACCGGCATCGCCACCGTCGGAGTACGCCACACCGTCCACACCGGCGCCATCGGCTACTACGTTTCGAAGATCGCCGAACAGGGCCTGGTCGGCATCGGCTTCGTCGCCGGGATGCCCAACATGGGCTACACCGGGGTCAAGGGCGCCGCCGTCGCCACCAGTCCGCTCGCCATCGCCGTGCCCGCCGAGAGCCACGCACCACTCCTGCTCGACATGGCCACCGCCACCATCGCCCTCGGCAAGATCCGCCAGGCCAAGGTGAGCGGCACCCCGCTGCCCGAGGGCGCCGCGGCCACCGCGGACGGCACGCCCACCACCGATCCGGCCCTTGCGGTCATGCCGCTGCCGCTGGGCGGCGTCAAGGGGTCCGGCATGTCGCTCGCCTTCGAGCTGCTCACCAGCGTGCTCGTCGGCGCACCGATCTTCGCCGCCTTCCACTCGGACGACCCCCAGGGCCGCAAGCACCGCCAGAACGCTTTGCTGATCGCGATCGACCCGGCGGCCTTCGGTGACGCGGAGGGCTTCACCGCGGCCGTCGACGCCACGCTGAGCACCCTCAAGGCCCTGCCGGCGGCGGACGACGCGGCGGGCGTGTTCTACCCCGGCGAGCGCAGCGCGGCCGTGGCCGTGGAGCGTGCCGAGACGGGGGTACCCGTGGCGCCGAAGGTGTGGCGCGAACTGCTGGAGAGCGCCGAGAAGTTGGGTGTCACACCGCCCGAGCTCGGATAG
- a CDS encoding alpha/beta hydrolase fold domain-containing protein, whose translation MSLLARPAVAAFAAKSMQRLVVAASRRSQGRGSNASLHGRFPEFPRDVRELTVPTSVAPARVVVYMPTATSEGSPPPVHVNFHGGGYVMPVTEIDDPLCRFLAAEAGVVVINVDYVVAPQHRFPAPPRQAYEVVRWIASHGDEHGWDGSRLTVGGQSAGGGLAAAVARQALEEDGPSIALQVLHYPPLDLMTGAKNKRAAIAKPMLRPWMGEIFDSAYVPDPRERADRLASPAHPSDTADLKGIAPALVITAEFDLLKAEGERYAERLRTAGALVEHHDVPQADHGYDGTDDEKAREVYALIARQMRRAVNSEAPEAG comes from the coding sequence ATGTCCCTCCTCGCCCGACCGGCCGTGGCCGCCTTCGCCGCCAAGTCGATGCAGCGCCTCGTCGTGGCGGCGAGCCGACGCTCCCAAGGCCGCGGCTCCAACGCTTCCCTGCACGGCCGCTTCCCGGAATTCCCGCGCGACGTACGCGAGTTGACCGTCCCCACCTCGGTCGCTCCGGCCCGGGTCGTGGTGTACATGCCCACGGCCACGAGTGAGGGCTCACCCCCGCCGGTGCACGTCAACTTCCACGGTGGCGGCTACGTCATGCCCGTGACGGAGATCGACGATCCGTTGTGCCGGTTTCTGGCCGCGGAGGCGGGTGTGGTCGTGATCAACGTGGACTACGTCGTCGCCCCGCAACACCGGTTCCCCGCCCCGCCCCGTCAAGCGTACGAGGTCGTCCGGTGGATCGCCTCGCACGGTGACGAGCACGGCTGGGACGGCAGCAGGCTCACCGTGGGCGGGCAGAGCGCCGGCGGCGGTCTCGCCGCGGCCGTCGCGCGCCAGGCCCTGGAGGAAGACGGGCCTTCGATCGCACTCCAGGTCCTGCACTACCCGCCGCTGGACCTCATGACCGGCGCCAAGAACAAGCGCGCCGCCATCGCCAAGCCGATGCTGCGACCCTGGATGGGTGAGATCTTCGACAGCGCGTACGTGCCGGACCCGCGCGAGCGCGCCGACCGGCTGGCGTCGCCCGCCCATCCGTCGGACACCGCGGACCTCAAGGGCATCGCCCCGGCCCTGGTGATCACCGCGGAGTTCGACCTCCTCAAGGCGGAGGGCGAGCGCTACGCCGAGCGCCTGCGGACAGCGGGCGCGCTGGTCGAGCACCACGACGTGCCCCAGGCCGATCACGGGTACGACGGCACGGACGACGAGAAGGCCCGGGAGGTCTACGCCCTGATCGCACGTCAGATGCGGCGGGCGGTCAACTCGGAGGCACCCGAGGCCGGTTGA
- a CDS encoding YncE family protein yields the protein MTSFTRTIRRTAAVAVALAAGSAVLTGTATAEAGTATGSAVTSAPLVRGLYQSAYSERNDALWVTTAVGRPPVTNSSLLKVDPDTLAIEATYTPPVTDATTGALEAVYGVAVDDEHNTVWTTNTRSNTVAVYSQKTGEHLATLPDVAHAREIVVDERHNTVWASAFGSGTLVAYDSKTFEEKERVTVEGSSPTGLAVNEKTGTVYAADLGGDRIIEVSRGSETPRFIPTGDGPISVSLSKSGRYAYTADQTAGTVSVVNLKDGAVTKSVATGAGALSVTTDERSGNVLVANRTAADVTVVDPREGAVVETVATGANPNYVEVADGTAYVVDKSGSGPAGEDLVTRISLGH from the coding sequence ATGACCTCATTCACCCGCACCATCCGTCGTACCGCCGCGGTCGCCGTGGCCCTCGCCGCGGGCAGCGCGGTCCTGACCGGCACCGCGACCGCCGAGGCCGGCACCGCGACCGGCTCGGCCGTCACCTCCGCACCGCTGGTGAGAGGCCTGTACCAGTCGGCGTACTCCGAGCGGAACGACGCTCTGTGGGTCACCACGGCCGTGGGCCGGCCGCCGGTCACCAACTCCAGCCTGCTGAAGGTCGATCCGGACACCCTGGCGATCGAGGCGACGTACACGCCGCCGGTCACCGACGCGACCACCGGTGCCCTCGAAGCCGTCTACGGTGTCGCCGTCGACGACGAGCACAACACCGTCTGGACGACGAACACCCGTAGCAACACCGTCGCCGTCTACAGCCAGAAGACCGGCGAGCACCTCGCCACGCTGCCGGACGTGGCCCACGCCCGCGAGATCGTCGTCGACGAGCGGCACAACACGGTGTGGGCGAGCGCCTTCGGCTCCGGCACCCTCGTCGCCTACGACAGCAAGACCTTCGAGGAGAAGGAGCGCGTCACGGTCGAGGGCTCCAGCCCGACGGGCCTCGCCGTCAACGAGAAGACCGGCACGGTGTACGCCGCCGACCTGGGCGGCGACCGGATCATCGAGGTCTCGCGCGGCTCCGAGACCCCGCGGTTCATCCCCACGGGTGACGGCCCGATCTCGGTCTCGCTGTCCAAGAGCGGCCGTTACGCCTACACCGCCGACCAGACCGCCGGCACCGTCTCGGTCGTCAACCTCAAGGACGGAGCTGTCACCAAGTCCGTGGCCACCGGCGCGGGTGCCCTGTCCGTGACCACCGACGAGCGTTCGGGCAATGTCCTGGTCGCCAACCGTACGGCCGCCGACGTCACGGTGGTCGACCCGCGCGAAGGGGCCGTCGTGGAGACCGTGGCCACCGGCGCCAACCCGAACTACGTCGAGGTCGCCGACGGCACCGCGTACGTGGTGGACAAGTCGGGCTCCGGCCCGGCGGGCGAAGACCTGGTGACCCGCATCAGCCTCGGTCACTGA
- the fes gene encoding enterochelin esterase: MFELVPPEGAPHHPPRLQRPDALQRLPEPGCPLPAPEGVEEFWAGIRRRGTPLVSPDPRGSADHVAVTYLWRGTPATRAVQVLPNKLGDPRVPEGNLMERVPGTDVWHWTLRLRHDWRGTYDFYVDEGGGGPEPGTPEYWRWLRTQRRADPFNSRTLPRRWGGDPVPYAELPAAPSAVDWTPRSDVTRGTATEHKVESARLGGTRRVWLYEPPVPARELADLPVLVLLDGEHWQPRLGLAHLLDNLIADGRIPPLAAVLPESVDADTRWAELTCRPEFVAFLADELLPWAAGRLPVTEDPERTVIAGQSLGGLTAAYAGLSAPHRFGNVLVQSGSFWWPVGPEPEWLTGRIADGPRLPVRFRLSFGEQEWVALPAARRLRDTLAAAGYDDASYREFNGGHDYLCWRTELADGLVELLSGA; encoded by the coding sequence ATGTTCGAGCTCGTGCCGCCCGAGGGCGCCCCGCACCATCCGCCCCGACTGCAGCGCCCCGACGCGCTGCAGCGACTCCCGGAACCGGGCTGCCCGCTGCCCGCGCCGGAAGGCGTCGAGGAGTTCTGGGCCGGGATCCGCCGACGCGGCACCCCGCTTGTCTCGCCCGACCCCCGGGGTAGCGCCGACCACGTCGCCGTGACGTACCTGTGGCGCGGCACCCCCGCCACCCGCGCCGTCCAGGTCCTGCCGAACAAGCTCGGCGACCCGCGCGTTCCCGAGGGCAACCTGATGGAGCGGGTCCCCGGAACGGACGTCTGGCACTGGACGCTCCGCCTGCGCCACGACTGGCGCGGCACGTACGACTTCTACGTCGACGAGGGTGGGGGCGGCCCGGAGCCGGGCACCCCCGAGTACTGGCGATGGCTGCGCACCCAACGGCGCGCCGACCCCTTCAACTCCCGTACGCTGCCCCGTCGTTGGGGCGGTGATCCCGTTCCGTACGCCGAACTCCCCGCCGCGCCGAGCGCGGTGGACTGGACGCCGAGGTCGGATGTCACCCGCGGCACGGCCACCGAGCACAAGGTGGAGAGTGCGCGCCTCGGAGGGACCCGGCGTGTCTGGTTGTACGAACCCCCCGTACCCGCCCGTGAGTTGGCTGACCTGCCCGTCCTGGTCCTGCTCGACGGCGAGCATTGGCAGCCGCGGCTTGGTCTCGCGCACCTCCTCGACAACCTCATCGCGGACGGCCGTATCCCGCCGCTCGCCGCCGTGCTGCCCGAGTCGGTGGACGCGGACACCCGATGGGCGGAGCTGACGTGCCGTCCGGAGTTCGTCGCCTTCCTCGCGGACGAGCTGCTGCCGTGGGCGGCCGGGCGACTGCCGGTCACGGAGGACCCCGAGCGCACCGTGATCGCCGGCCAGAGCCTCGGCGGACTCACCGCCGCCTATGCCGGCCTCTCGGCCCCGCACCGCTTCGGCAACGTCCTGGTCCAGTCGGGCTCTTTCTGGTGGCCCGTCGGCCCGGAGCCGGAGTGGCTGACAGGCCGTATCGCCGACGGTCCCCGGCTGCCGGTGCGCTTCCGCCTCTCCTTCGGCGAGCAGGAGTGGGTGGCCCTTCCCGCCGCCCGCCGCCTGCGTGACACCCTCGCCGCCGCCGGTTACGACGACGCCTCCTACCGTGAGTTCAACGGCGGACACGACTACCTGTGCTGGCGCACGGAACTGGCCGACGGGCTGGTGGAGTTGCTGTCCGGAGCCTGA
- a CDS encoding MbtH family NRPS accessory protein — MTPLQSGPFDPGAEGQDTHLVVENARGQSSLWPAWRAVPKGWSAVFSPAPHEACVGRVEARRG, encoded by the coding sequence ATGACCCCGCTTCAGTCCGGACCGTTCGATCCGGGGGCGGAGGGCCAGGACACGCACCTGGTGGTGGAGAACGCCCGGGGTCAGTCGTCGCTGTGGCCGGCCTGGCGTGCGGTGCCGAAGGGCTGGAGCGCCGTGTTCAGCCCGGCCCCGCACGAGGCGTGCGTCGGCCGGGTGGAGGCGAGGCGGGGATGA